The Seleniivibrio woodruffii genome contains a region encoding:
- the chrA gene encoding chromate efflux transporter — MRNIADIFVTFLWLGLRSFGGPIAHFGYFYSEFVNKKKWLSEKEFSSLTALCQFLPGPASSQTGFGIGLKRGGIAGAYAAWLGFTLPSAAVMTAAAYGLKSFSDFGSSFAVKGLLILTAAVVAQAVWAMGTKLCPDTKTRFVAVAALFAVSVFRFPFVQVIVIIAAGIAGYFMFREGGERTPENSRSFSYKPAVLLLGLFFGLLILLPVLAGMYDSRSLKLFDTFYRAGALVFGGGHVVLPLLHDEIVAGGYMADEMFLSGYGIAQIVPGPLFTFASFAGTVSGGLLGGLAALTAVFMSTFLLIPAVMPIWDRISEKRFASAAMKGINASVVGILGAALYDPVWVKGVASASDFALFCASFGLLMFSKTPVWAVTLFCLAGAFIRSSI; from the coding sequence ATGAGAAATATTGCCGATATTTTCGTGACTTTCCTGTGGCTGGGGCTTCGCAGTTTCGGCGGCCCAATAGCTCATTTCGGATATTTTTACAGCGAGTTCGTGAATAAGAAAAAGTGGCTGTCGGAAAAGGAATTTTCATCCCTGACGGCTCTTTGCCAGTTTCTCCCGGGGCCTGCGAGCAGTCAGACAGGTTTCGGAATAGGGCTTAAAAGGGGCGGCATCGCCGGTGCATACGCCGCATGGCTGGGGTTCACCCTGCCTTCGGCTGCGGTTATGACCGCTGCGGCATACGGACTAAAATCGTTTTCAGATTTCGGAAGTTCGTTTGCGGTCAAAGGGCTTCTCATTCTGACTGCGGCTGTTGTTGCGCAGGCTGTCTGGGCTATGGGCACAAAACTCTGCCCCGACACAAAAACAAGATTCGTCGCCGTTGCAGCTCTGTTTGCGGTTTCGGTGTTCCGCTTTCCTTTCGTTCAGGTCATTGTGATTATTGCCGCAGGGATTGCGGGCTATTTCATGTTCAGAGAGGGCGGGGAAAGAACTCCTGAAAATAGCCGCAGTTTCAGCTATAAGCCGGCTGTGCTCCTTCTGGGGCTGTTTTTCGGTCTTTTGATCCTGCTTCCCGTGCTTGCTGGAATGTATGACAGCAGGAGTCTGAAACTTTTCGACACGTTCTATAGGGCGGGTGCGCTTGTTTTCGGAGGCGGTCATGTGGTTCTGCCGCTTCTCCATGATGAGATAGTCGCCGGAGGCTACATGGCCGATGAAATGTTCCTGTCCGGATACGGCATAGCACAGATAGTTCCGGGGCCTCTGTTCACCTTTGCGTCCTTTGCCGGAACGGTTTCCGGCGGTCTTCTCGGCGGACTGGCCGCACTGACAGCTGTTTTCATGTCCACTTTCCTGCTTATTCCCGCCGTTATGCCCATCTGGGACAGAATATCGGAGAAGCGGTTCGCATCTGCGGCCATGAAGGGGATAAACGCATCAGTGGTGGGGATACTGGGAGCGGCACTCTATGACCCCGTATGGGTTAAGGGAGTGGCTTCCGCTTCTGACTTTGCGCTGTTCTGCGCATCTTTCGGACTGCTGATGTTCTCGAAAACACCTGTGTGGGCTGTGACACTTTTCTGTCTGGCGGGTGCTTTTATCAGAAGTAGTATTTAA
- a CDS encoding Crp/Fnr family transcriptional regulator, producing the protein MNIDIISEEHRNRSFFKGLSDSEIAEILQNGSVKKHAKGQLLVQQGDIPQHLLYVMDGALMTFRSGSEGNMNAIRLLGRGETCMDAVIFMGSISPISVSAVKNSEVLYIKRSAIEKMAATNPVFAVNLLHILAKYYKDALYQLDGLSIKSATQRAGYYLLQLYQGANSEEFVMPFSRYLVASHLGMSFETFSRTLAQIKGLGVKIKGNSVILTDKFALCPFCDEDTAAVCRNRAEKCLRNNNSLSDKKV; encoded by the coding sequence ATGAATATTGACATTATCTCAGAAGAACATAGGAACAGATCGTTTTTCAAAGGGCTTTCCGACAGCGAAATAGCGGAGATCCTTCAGAACGGCAGTGTTAAAAAGCATGCCAAAGGACAGCTTCTGGTTCAGCAGGGGGATATTCCCCAGCACCTTCTTTATGTTATGGACGGCGCTCTTATGACCTTTCGTTCCGGAAGCGAAGGAAACATGAACGCCATAAGGCTTTTGGGCAGAGGCGAAACCTGCATGGACGCAGTGATATTCATGGGTTCAATCTCGCCCATAAGTGTTTCGGCTGTGAAAAATTCGGAAGTGCTTTATATCAAACGTTCCGCCATAGAAAAAATGGCGGCAACAAATCCTGTTTTTGCGGTGAACCTGCTTCATATCCTTGCAAAATATTACAAAGACGCTCTCTATCAGCTGGACGGACTTTCAATCAAATCCGCAACCCAGAGGGCGGGTTATTATCTGCTTCAGCTTTATCAGGGGGCAAATTCCGAAGAGTTTGTGATGCCTTTCAGCAGATATCTGGTGGCAAGTCATCTGGGAATGTCATTCGAGACCTTTTCCAGAACGCTTGCACAGATAAAAGGGCTGGGCGTTAAAATAAAAGGGAACAGCGTGATACTCACGGATAAGTTCGCACTCTGCCCTTTCTGCGATGAAGACACCGCCGCCGTGTGCAGAAACAGGGCGGAAAAATGTCTCAGAAACAATAACTCTCTTTCGGATAAGAAAGTATGA
- a CDS encoding NarK/NasA family nitrate transporter translates to MSRYITEWDVENAQFWEQKGRKTAVRNLLISIPAMLLAFAVWMMWSIVTTKMKEFGFNFGLTNPSMSPEELTETLKKVNSLYYTLPAIAGLSGATLRIPNSFLIALSGGRNVIFTVTSLLLIPCAGIGFALRDVNTPYYVFAVLAALSGLGGGSFASSMSNISFFFPKRMQGTSLGLNAGIGNLGVGVMQKAVPWVTGIALFSAFDSTGAVTNSAISGVQNAGWLWVIPIALLALAAFFGMNNLRIATPGMPSTLAGVAKTLYLLGIGLTSTGIGAYLLIGLGLNMWAVLPLVVIMTLLLMRYATPKEIKGGLSKQFAILRLKHNWIMTVLYTMTFGSFIGFSAAFPKLCQDIFVYTNPSDPGFMNPNAPDFLFWVFLGPVLGAGVRPLGGWLADKVNSGAKITAVSTVFQICATLAVAYFIKAAKNSPTPEDYWWPFFIMFMALFITTGIGNGSTFRSIPYIFSREHAGPVLGWTSAIAAYGAFLIPGIFGQQIAAGTPENALYGFAVFYVVCLFINWWNYQRPGAEIKNP, encoded by the coding sequence ATGTCGAGGTACATTACGGAGTGGGACGTTGAAAATGCTCAGTTCTGGGAGCAGAAGGGCAGAAAAACGGCCGTAAGAAATCTTTTGATATCGATTCCGGCAATGCTTCTGGCATTTGCCGTGTGGATGATGTGGAGCATCGTCACCACAAAAATGAAGGAGTTCGGGTTCAACTTCGGACTGACGAATCCTTCCATGTCCCCCGAAGAGCTCACCGAAACCCTGAAAAAGGTCAACTCGCTTTACTACACCCTGCCCGCCATAGCGGGACTTTCGGGAGCCACACTCAGGATTCCCAACTCGTTTCTGATAGCACTCAGCGGCGGACGTAACGTTATCTTCACGGTGACCTCCCTTCTGCTGATACCCTGCGCAGGGATAGGCTTCGCCCTGAGAGACGTAAACACGCCCTATTATGTTTTTGCGGTTCTGGCGGCACTCTCCGGTCTGGGCGGCGGCAGTTTCGCATCGTCCATGAGCAACATAAGCTTCTTTTTTCCAAAAAGGATGCAGGGAACATCGCTGGGGCTTAACGCCGGAATAGGAAATCTGGGTGTGGGAGTGATGCAGAAGGCTGTTCCGTGGGTGACAGGTATTGCACTTTTCAGCGCATTCGACAGCACGGGGGCAGTGACAAATTCAGCCATTTCAGGAGTTCAGAACGCAGGATGGCTCTGGGTGATCCCCATAGCTCTGCTGGCTCTGGCGGCCTTTTTCGGCATGAACAACCTGCGGATCGCAACCCCCGGCATGCCCTCGACACTGGCGGGCGTTGCAAAGACCCTCTATCTGCTTGGCATAGGTCTCACCTCAACGGGTATAGGGGCATATCTTCTGATAGGCCTCGGGCTTAACATGTGGGCGGTTCTGCCGCTGGTGGTGATAATGACGCTTCTGCTGATGCGCTATGCCACCCCGAAAGAGATAAAGGGCGGTCTCAGCAAACAGTTCGCCATTCTCCGCCTGAAACATAACTGGATAATGACAGTACTCTACACCATGACATTCGGCTCGTTCATCGGCTTTTCGGCCGCATTTCCGAAGCTGTGTCAGGATATATTCGTATACACCAACCCCAGCGACCCAGGCTTCATGAACCCCAACGCTCCGGATTTCCTCTTCTGGGTATTTCTGGGGCCTGTTCTCGGTGCGGGCGTTCGTCCTCTGGGCGGCTGGCTTGCGGACAAGGTCAACAGCGGGGCGAAAATAACCGCCGTCAGCACTGTTTTTCAGATATGCGCAACTCTGGCAGTGGCCTATTTCATAAAGGCGGCGAAGAACAGCCCCACCCCCGAAGATTACTGGTGGCCGTTCTTCATCATGTTCATGGCTCTTTTCATTACAACCGGAATAGGCAACGGCTCAACCTTCCGAAGCATCCCCTACATATTCAGCAGGGAGCATGCGGGGCCTGTCCTCGGCTGGACATCCGCCATAGCGGCATACGGAGCTTTCCTGATTCCCGGTATCTTCGGACAGCAGATAGCCGCCGGAACACCCGAAAATGCATTATACGGCTTTGCGGTCTTCTATGTGGTCTGCCTTTTCATAAACTGGTGGAACTATCAGAGACCCGGCGCAGAAATAAAGAATCCCTGA
- a CDS encoding nitrate reductase subunit alpha encodes MSTKIKKNDWFQKIRKSSDRSWEEIYRNRWQHDKIVRSTHGVNCTGSCSWNIYVKDGLVIGEAQATDYPSIGGEIPGTEPRGCARGASFSWYLYNPMRVKFPYMRGALVDLWNEARNRHSDPVQAWASIMENPEKRSAYISRRGKGGFRRVSRELAEELIAASNIYTIKKYGPDRIIGFSPIPAMSQVSYAAGSRYLNLIGGVVMSFYDWYCDLPCASPQVWGDQTDVCESADWFNAGYIVVMGSNVSVTRTPDAHYLRECRHKGTKVVVMSPDYSTVTNTADLWVPLKKGEDGAFWLAVNHVILNEFYNRKKTEYFEEYTRTYTDLPFLVCLDKDGENLSAGKFLRASDMAAFSGEEKAEWKMAVLDENTGDICFPLGTAGYHYAEEDKNKKKWRLDPVCGITGKEFRPALSLLERTDKRAKIRIPVFYGDKKSFLREVPAVEIDTAEGKKLVTTVFDLLNAQMGVGRGLGGDYPADYSDASSYTPAWQEKLTGIKAETVIQVAREFAENAEKTRGKSMVIIGAGINHWFHQDLMYRTAIMGLMLTGSVGVNGGGLAHYVGQEKVAMISSWSTIAMAGDWQKPPRLQNTPSFWYMHSDQWRYENSVFDYFEVPDKNDFKERHNADFTAKAVRLGWLPFYPSFAENPLSLGSAEKPADNVVNRLKDGSMKFASEEPDREQNWPRNWFIWRANAIASSSKGHEYFMKHVLGASDNLDAEEVATRLQTVSAEGKAPSAKMDLIVDINFRMDTSAMFSDIILPAATWYEKEDLNTTDMHTFVHPMKKAVAPLWESMSDWDTFKGIAEKFSEMAKQHFREPVKDLVSVPLMHDSPDEITQPSVKDWKYGEAEMIPGKTMPKFIVVERDYKEIYSKFTSLGPNAGKMLSGHGVSWNSEQEYAELKAMNGTKNAAGHECPDLSEDVHAINAILHMAPEGNSAVAKRAFGRLQESTGIDFSPLTKDAGKNRMSLDDITAQPRRIHTSPCWSGIIEEGRPYSAFTINTEFRKPWHTLTGRQQFYLDHEWYIKAGEAFGIYKRNLSEASLNELDENSTGLKLNYHTPHGKWNIHSTFFDNLRMLTLSRGGQVIWLSNKDAEEHGIADNDWVEVHNKNGTVVCKTVVSARMPRGACYIYHATERTINVPIAERTGNRGGSHNSLTRVRLKPLCMVGGYGQFSYYFNYWGPTGVNRDSYVIVKKLDKVRF; translated from the coding sequence ATGAGCACAAAAATAAAAAAGAACGACTGGTTTCAGAAGATTAGAAAAAGCTCCGACCGAAGCTGGGAGGAGATATACCGAAACAGATGGCAGCACGACAAGATAGTCCGCAGTACCCACGGGGTCAACTGCACAGGAAGCTGCAGCTGGAACATATACGTCAAGGACGGACTGGTGATAGGCGAGGCGCAGGCCACCGACTATCCATCCATCGGCGGGGAGATCCCCGGAACCGAGCCCAGAGGCTGTGCCAGAGGCGCAAGTTTCTCATGGTATCTCTATAACCCCATGCGGGTGAAGTTTCCCTATATGCGGGGCGCACTGGTCGACCTCTGGAACGAAGCCAGAAACAGACACAGTGATCCTGTTCAGGCATGGGCGAGTATAATGGAGAACCCTGAGAAACGCTCCGCTTACATCTCCCGCAGGGGAAAGGGCGGATTCCGCAGGGTCAGCAGGGAGCTTGCCGAGGAGCTGATCGCCGCATCCAACATCTACACAATAAAGAAGTACGGCCCCGACAGGATAATAGGCTTTTCGCCCATTCCCGCCATGTCTCAGGTGAGCTATGCCGCCGGAAGCCGATATCTTAACCTCATCGGCGGGGTTGTCATGAGCTTTTACGACTGGTATTGCGACCTCCCATGCGCATCGCCGCAGGTTTGGGGCGACCAGACCGACGTATGCGAAAGTGCCGACTGGTTCAACGCAGGATACATAGTAGTAATGGGTTCAAACGTAAGCGTGACCCGTACTCCCGATGCACACTATCTGAGAGAGTGCAGACACAAAGGCACAAAGGTCGTCGTTATGTCCCCTGACTACAGCACGGTGACAAACACAGCAGACCTCTGGGTTCCCCTGAAAAAAGGCGAGGACGGAGCTTTCTGGCTGGCGGTTAACCACGTTATCCTCAACGAGTTCTACAACAGGAAAAAAACCGAATATTTTGAAGAATATACAAGAACATACACCGACCTGCCCTTCCTCGTCTGTCTGGACAAAGACGGCGAAAACCTTTCAGCAGGCAAATTTCTGAGAGCGTCCGACATGGCGGCTTTCTCCGGCGAGGAGAAGGCGGAATGGAAGATGGCCGTTCTGGACGAGAACACCGGAGATATATGCTTCCCTCTGGGCACAGCAGGCTACCACTACGCCGAAGAGGACAAAAACAAAAAGAAATGGCGGCTTGACCCCGTCTGCGGAATCACCGGAAAAGAGTTCCGCCCCGCTCTCTCACTTCTTGAGAGAACCGACAAAAGGGCGAAGATCAGAATCCCCGTTTTCTACGGCGACAAAAAGAGCTTCCTGCGTGAAGTTCCCGCCGTTGAGATAGACACCGCCGAAGGGAAAAAACTGGTTACAACGGTGTTCGACCTTCTCAACGCCCAGATGGGCGTTGGCAGAGGACTGGGCGGAGACTATCCCGCAGACTACTCAGATGCGTCATCATATACCCCAGCATGGCAGGAGAAGCTGACGGGCATAAAGGCCGAAACTGTCATTCAGGTTGCCAGAGAATTTGCGGAGAACGCCGAAAAGACCCGTGGAAAATCCATGGTGATAATCGGTGCGGGGATAAACCACTGGTTCCATCAGGATCTGATGTACCGCACGGCCATAATGGGGCTGATGCTCACAGGTTCCGTGGGTGTGAACGGCGGCGGACTGGCACACTATGTGGGTCAGGAGAAGGTCGCCATGATATCCTCATGGTCAACGATCGCCATGGCAGGGGACTGGCAGAAGCCGCCGAGGCTCCAGAACACCCCCTCGTTCTGGTATATGCACTCCGACCAGTGGAGATATGAGAACAGCGTCTTCGATTATTTCGAAGTTCCCGATAAAAATGACTTCAAAGAGAGACACAACGCCGATTTCACAGCCAAGGCAGTCCGTCTGGGCTGGCTCCCCTTCTATCCCAGCTTTGCGGAAAACCCCCTTTCGCTGGGCAGTGCGGAAAAGCCTGCGGACAACGTTGTAAACAGACTGAAAGACGGCTCGATGAAATTCGCATCCGAAGAACCCGACAGAGAGCAGAACTGGCCGAGAAACTGGTTCATCTGGCGGGCGAACGCAATAGCGTCCAGCTCCAAAGGGCACGAATATTTCATGAAGCACGTTCTGGGCGCATCGGACAACCTTGATGCCGAAGAGGTGGCGACAAGACTTCAGACCGTATCTGCGGAGGGCAAAGCTCCCTCGGCCAAGATGGATCTCATCGTGGATATCAATTTCCGCATGGACACCTCCGCAATGTTCTCGGATATCATCCTCCCCGCCGCCACATGGTATGAAAAGGAGGATCTGAACACCACGGATATGCACACCTTCGTGCACCCCATGAAAAAGGCAGTGGCTCCCCTCTGGGAGTCCATGAGCGACTGGGACACTTTTAAAGGTATAGCTGAAAAGTTCAGCGAAATGGCAAAGCAGCATTTCAGGGAACCGGTTAAAGACCTTGTGTCGGTTCCGCTGATGCACGATTCGCCTGACGAGATAACCCAGCCCTCGGTAAAGGACTGGAAATACGGCGAAGCGGAAATGATACCCGGCAAGACCATGCCGAAATTCATCGTGGTTGAGCGGGACTATAAAGAGATATACAGCAAGTTCACTTCTCTGGGGCCAAACGCAGGCAAAATGCTTTCCGGTCACGGCGTAAGCTGGAACTCGGAGCAGGAATATGCCGAGCTTAAGGCTATGAACGGCACAAAAAATGCCGCAGGTCACGAATGCCCCGACCTCAGCGAAGACGTACACGCAATAAACGCCATCCTGCACATGGCTCCCGAAGGCAACAGCGCAGTAGCGAAACGTGCCTTCGGAAGACTGCAGGAATCAACAGGCATAGACTTTTCGCCCCTTACAAAAGATGCTGGGAAGAACCGCATGAGCCTCGATGACATAACCGCACAGCCCCGCAGGATACACACATCCCCATGCTGGAGCGGCATAATCGAAGAGGGACGCCCATATTCCGCCTTCACAATAAACACCGAGTTCAGAAAGCCGTGGCACACACTCACAGGCAGACAGCAGTTCTACCTTGACCACGAGTGGTACATCAAGGCGGGTGAAGCGTTCGGCATATACAAGCGGAACCTTTCGGAAGCATCCCTGAACGAGCTGGACGAAAACAGCACAGGGCTTAAGCTCAACTACCACACGCCCCACGGCAAATGGAACATCCACTCCACGTTCTTCGACAACCTGCGGATGCTGACCCTCTCCAGAGGCGGACAGGTGATCTGGCTGAGCAACAAAGACGCAGAAGAGCACGGCATAGCCGACAACGACTGGGTGGAGGTTCACAACAAGAACGGCACGGTGGTCTGCAAAACCGTTGTCTCCGCCAGAATGCCCCGTGGTGCATGCTACATCTACCACGCCACGGAACGCACCATAAACGTTCCCATAGCCGAACGCACGGGCAACAGGGGCGGCAGCCACAACAGCCTTACCAGAGTCAGGCTTAAGCCATTGTGCATGGTGGGCGGCTACGGCCAGTTCAGCTACTATTTCAACTACTGGGGGCCCACAGGCGTGAACAGAGACAGCTACGTCATAGTTAAAAAACTCGATAAAGTGAGGTTCTGA